Proteins encoded together in one Diabrotica undecimpunctata isolate CICGRU chromosome 3, icDiaUnde3, whole genome shotgun sequence window:
- the LOC140436697 gene encoding protein HGH1 homolog has product MNDSLEELIKFVQLGSRLDLKAIAVETILGLTGSDEGLKSLIEKPQLLVSLITLLEDKSVPIAKDASMCLVNISANDKGATALINLDTKEYCPPLQRPPEHIVKQVLSSIFNTTSRIADQCCMILSNLSRPPHLLEKIIDNIEDSGHTFDDIINIFTKIEYNKSGAKLHYLGPVLSNLSQSHRVRLFILDKDKCVVQRLLPFTEYQASLVRRGGVIGTLKNCCFEEDFHEWLLGEDVDILPRLLLPLAGSEEFDEEDNDKLPLELQFLPEDKTREDDPDIRCILLEALTQLVTKKPNRELIRDKNTYVILRELHKWEKDKKALIACENLVDILIRTEEEIGLDNLKGIEVPEDIQEKFKQMDEEQLLNT; this is encoded by the exons atgaaCGATTCCTTGGAAGAGTTAATTAAATTTGTTCAACTTGGCAGTAGATTAGATTTAAAAGCTATTGCTGTTGAAACTATTCTGg GTTTAACAGGTTCAGATGAAGGTCTTAAATCCTTAATAGAGAAACCTCAATTACTTGTCTCCCTTATTACACTTCTGGAAGATAAATCAGTGCCTATAGCTAAAGATGCAAGTATGTGTTTAGTGAATATCTCTGCAAATGACAAAGGCGCTACAGCTCTTATTAATTTAGACACAAAGGAATACTGTCCACCCCTGCAGAGGCCCCCTGAGCATATAGTCAAACAAGTTTTAAGTAGTATTTTCAATACTACAAGTAGAATAGCTGATCAATGTTGTATGATTCTTTCAAATTTATCAAGGCCTCCTCACTTACTAGAGAAAATAATTGATAATATAGAAGATAGTGGTCATACATTCgatgatattataaatatatttacaaaaatagaatataataaaagCGGTGCCAAATTACACTATTTAGGACCAGTTCTATCCAATCTTTCACAAAGTCATAGGGTGCGGTTATTTATTCTGGATAAAGACAAATGTGTTGTTCAGAGGCTTCTACCATTTACTGAATACCAAGCTTCTTTAGTAAGAAGAGGTGGTGTTATAGGTACTTTAAAGAATTGCTGCTTCGAAGAGGATTTTCATGAATGGTTATTAGGTGAAGATGTTGATATTCTGCCAAGACTATTACTGCCATTAGCAGGGAGTGAAGAATTTGATGAAGAGGATAATGATAAATTACCTCTTGAATTGCAGTTTTTGCCTGAGGATAAAACTAGAGAAGATGATCCAGATATAAG GTGCATTTTATTAGAAGCTCTAACCCAATTGGTCACAAAGAAACCAAACAGAGAACTTATTAGGGACAAAAATACATATGTGATATTAAGAGAACTGCACAAGTGGGAAAAAGATAAAAAAGCTTTGATAGCTTGTGAAAACttggtagatattttaataaG aacGGAAGAAGAAATAGGTCTAGATAATTTGAAAGGAATAGAAGTGCCAGAAGATATTCAAGAAAAGTTTAAACAAATGGATGAAGAACAACTGTTGAATACATAA